CGACGTTCTGGAAAAACGCCGGGCGGGTGTCGCCATGGCCGCCGGTCTGGGTCAGGGCACGCCCGGCGATGAACAGGCGCGGACCGGCGAAGAGGCCCTGCTCCACCGCCTGCACCAGCCCGGCGTCGGCGCCGCCGGCGTCGCGCACGGTGGTGAAGCCGCGGTCGAGCATGCCGGCGAGCACGTCCTTGGCCTGCGCCGTCACCAGCGACTGCGGCAGCATCGACAGCTTGAAGAAGTCAGGGATCGTGGCCGTGACGTGCACGTGCGCGTCGATCAGGCCCGGCATCAGCGTGCGGCCGGCGAGGTCGAACGACAGCGCGTCATCGACCGGCAGATCGCCGGGCGCGACGGCGGCGATCAGGCCGTCCTCCACCACGATGGTGGACGCCGGCTGCAGACCGCGTTGGAGACCGTCGAACAGACGGGCATTGCGAAAGACGATGCGATTCACGAGGACACTCCCGCCGGCTGCGTGGCCGGCCCGGTGAAACAAGGGGACGAAGACGAGGAAGGCGACGCCCCGGCCGCGGCGAAGGCCGCGCCCAGCAGCACCGCGAACGGCCGGCACAGGGCGGCATCGCCCGGGCGGAACCAGTGCGCCTCGTGCAGCAGGTTCATCGAGCCCAGGATGCGGCCCTGGAAGCAGATCGGCACGTTGAGCGCCGAGGCGCAACCGAGGCCGAAGATGGCTTGGGCATCGGGGAAGTTCCGGCGCACCGCGTCGGCGTCGGGCGACAGCGCCGGGTGGGGATCGGCCAGCAGGCGTTGCAGCCAGGCATCGCCGGCGACGGTTTTCACGCCCCGGGCCGGGTAGGCGTGCGGATCGCTCGAATGCAGGCGTTCGAGGCCGTCGCGCGCGGGTGTCGCGCGCAGCACAGTGAACAGCCGGAAGCCGACGAGTTCGCCCAGGGTGCGCTCCACGGTGGCGCAGAGCGCGGGCAGGTCGGCCGCCGCGCCGAGCTCGCACGCCGCGTCGCCCAGCCGTGCCAGCGCGCGCGCGGCGTCGGGATCGGGACGGCGGCTCACGCGCCGTGCCCCAGGTAGAGCGCGACGGCGCGCGGGTCGTCGAGCAGCGAGCGGGCCGGCCCTTCCAGCGCCACGCGGCCCTGGTCGAGGATGCAGCCCCGATGGCTGATGTCGAGCGCGTCGCGGGCGCGCTGCTCGACCATCAGCACCGCCACGCCCATCGACGGCAGCCGCGCGATGTGGCCGAAGATCGTCTTGGCCATGATCGGCGACAGCGCCGCGGTCGGCTCGTCCAGGCACATCAGGCTCGGCCTGGACATCAGCGCGCGGGCGAAGGCGAGCTGCTGGCGCTCGCCGCCCGACAGCGTGCCCGCCAGCCGCGCGGCGAAGGGCTGCAGCGCCGGGAACAGTTCCATCATCTCGTCGGCCCGGCGGCGCACGCCGCTTACGCCCTGCACCACCCACAGGTTCTCGCGCACGCTCAGGCGCGCGAAGACGTTGGCGATCTGCGGCACGTAGACGATGCCGTCGGCCAGGCGGGTCTCGGTCGGCCGGCCGCGCAGCTCGACGTCGTTCCACAGCACCTGGCCGCCCACGCGCGGCAGCAGCCCCATCAGCGCCTTGAGCATGGTCGACTTGCCCGCGCCGTTGGTGCCGGCCACGGTGACGATCTCGCCGGCGTCGACGTGCAGGTCGACGCCCTTGAGGATGTCGGTCTCGCCATAGCCCCCGGAGAGGGATTTCAGTTGCAGTCGGTTCATTCGTCAGGCTCCCATGTAGGCGGCCTGCACCCGGGGGTCGGCCAGGACGTCGTCGGGCGTGCCCTCGGCCAGCAGCCGGCCGCCGTCGAGCACCAGCATGCGGTCGACCAGCCGCGAGAGCGCATGCAGGTTGTGCTCGACGATCACGAAGCCGATGCCGCGCGCGTGCAGCTCGCGGATGCGTTCGGAGATCTGCTCGATGAGCACCGGGTTGACCCCCGCGTAGGGCTCGTCGAGCAGCACGCAGCGCG
This genomic stretch from Comamonadaceae bacterium OTU4NAUVB1 harbors:
- a CDS encoding ABC transporter ATP-binding protein, with protein sequence MNRLQLKSLSGGYGETDILKGVDLHVDAGEIVTVAGTNGAGKSTMLKALMGLLPRVGGQVLWNDVELRGRPTETRLADGIVYVPQIANVFARLSVRENLWVVQGVSGVRRRADEMMELFPALQPFAARLAGTLSGGERQQLAFARALMSRPSLMCLDEPTAALSPIMAKTIFGHIARLPSMGVAVLMVEQRARDALDISHRGCILDQGRVALEGPARSLLDDPRAVALYLGHGA
- a CDS encoding GAF domain-containing protein, producing the protein MSRRPDPDAARALARLGDAACELGAAADLPALCATVERTLGELVGFRLFTVLRATPARDGLERLHSSDPHAYPARGVKTVAGDAWLQRLLADPHPALSPDADAVRRNFPDAQAIFGLGCASALNVPICFQGRILGSMNLLHEAHWFRPGDAALCRPFAVLLGAAFAAAGASPSSSSSPCFTGPATQPAGVSS